tatacttaagatcaaaataaaagattttttaggtatcaacttgaatgttgatatagcgcccacctatagaactaagccccacgcccttttaaaatactcattaacacctttcatttgatactcatatcgtagaaacatattctaaagttacccctggtccacctttatggtgatatctcgaaaaggcaaacacctatagaacgaaggcccactcccttttaaaaatactcattagcacctttcatttgatacccatatcatacaaacaaagtctagagtcacccctggtccacctttattgcgatacctcgaaaaggcgtccacctatagaactaaggcccactcccttttaaaatactcattaactcctttggtttgatacccatattgcacaaacgaattctagagtcacccctggcccacctttatggcgatatctcgaaacggcgtccacctatggaactaaggattactcccttttaaaatactcgttaacacctttcttttgatgcccatattgtacaaacaaattctagggtcacccctgctccacctttatggcgatatctcgaaacggcgtccacctatggaactaaggattactcccttttaaaatactctttaacacctttcttttgatacccatattgtacaaacaaattctagggtcacccctggtccacctttatggcgatatctcgaaacggcgtccacctaatgaactaaggattactcccttttaaaatactcattaacacctttcttttgatacccatattgtacaaacacattctagagttacccctggtccactttatggcgatatttcgaaacggcgtccacctatagaactaaggcccactcccttttaaaatactcattaacacctttcgtttgatgcccatattgtgcaaacaaattctagggtcacccctggtccacctttatggcgatatctcgacacggcgtccacctatggaactaaggattactcccttttaaaatgctcattaacatctttcatttgatacccatatcgtacaaacgcattctagagtcacccctggtccacctttatggcgatatctcgaaaatgcgaccacctatacaacaaccaccactgccttttaaaatcttcattaacacctttcatttgatacccatatcgtacaaacacattctagagtcacccctggtccacctttatggcgatatttcgaaacggcatccacctatagaactaaggtccactcccttttaagatgctcattaacatctttcatttgattcccatatcgtacaaacgcattctagagtcaaccctgatccacctttatggctatatccctaaatggcgtccacctatagacagggcattttttaagtaatacgaacgtggccaaatggccacgtagtagtccgccgtggccacgtagtaatcataatctggacacaactaaatttcgaaaatgcgtgaacaacacctaactgaaataatgtcagaaattttctgaacatacatgatttccccaaaatgtcaaaaaatatataacttgctaattctaatgaagtttttggtactaatcgaagaaatgtatcaacgaatgaatgatagttagagatgggaaaggggtaaatacccaaatggtaaatacacggtaaattggttatacatggtaaaaatgggtaagtcccaaatatttacccaaaataaatacccacgacggccaccgtggtgtgatggtagcgtgctccgcctaccacaccggatgccctgggttcaaaccccgggcaaagcaacatcaaacattttagaaataaggtttttcaattagaagaaaatttctctaagcggggtcgcccctcggcagtgtttggcaagcgctccgggtgtatttctgccatgaaaagctctcagtgaaaactcatctgccttgcagatgccgttcggagtcggcataaaatcatgtaggtcccgtccggccaatttgtagggaaaatcaagaggagcacgacgcaaattggaagagaagctcggccttagatctcttcggaggttatcgcgccttacatttatttatttatttttaagggtaaaaataatcttttggaaaatatggcaaaccaacacacaaattcattccaaaatgtatccaatttgtcctatattggtgggtagttatccattatgctatcggttgaattagttttaatctgtaatccagcgtttttcaaaaatatttagccaataatgcatgccgttgcaaatatttaagtttacccagtaaacattttgagtcgaaaaagagtcggaaaaatatctaaattgaagcctttacagccggtatgtgctcatttgggaggccgaaaccaatgtatttccttcttgcaatggtcgtcctatatgagcctattaacgtaaatcatttgagcctaaaaaagatgcttatacaatagggcgggtcgatttaaaaatcgctcattgctctgtgaaaatcgtattctagggaacaaaataaggaactttgacgaaggaaccatacctctaaaacgaattctgatgtccccccctttgggtcgaacttttgggtaggggcaattttaattctacctgctgtgtcttgtggtggcttaaaaacaacaacacaagtaattttacgatctgcaattgtatcacagtgataccttcattttttaaaacggttgaataaaaaacccacacaactatgtttacgacatgcaaatgcatcacagtgatgccttgcttttaaaagggggttgtaaaaacgctaatttctaataattttttaatttcttttctattactaagttaaattcattttttcatttacatatgttctgactaaataaatttctaaagagaaaaataaactccaaaaagaaaaaaaaacataggcatttcaaagtgggatttttcaaaatttgcaagttcgacccaaagggggggggggcatcagaattcgttttagaggtatggttccttcggcaaagtttcttattttgatccctagaatatgatttttacagatcaatgggcgatttttttgcctccccataaatcgacccggcctattatacaataaaagaataggaagggtaaaaataatgtacaaatgtaattcattttgtattaaaatgaacagtgatcgtaacaaagtttcaaaattttttccaaactcgctgtgacgaacataaatagttgataaatgataatttttgcatgcaagattaggagcttttaggccgttaaataaaaggcaaaaattaaattttcttttaccctcctacgcgtttcgacgcttttctgattcctatattgcccacttattttggattcgtttcggattcttaaattatgagcgccgtgagcctgtttgtttgggtaaatatgtgtcccttataaatattctcttacagttctggagtttaatatggttcaaaagcttcaaaaatgctatcaccttagagtcttttatgactccgatttgatgaaattataaacaaacgaaaaatattagaattagtaaactaggcagctccggaaaaaaactctgaaatttttctgcgacaatttattctaaataaataattaactcaactaatacttatttcatttctatcttatcctcatgtgagttttatcacattctcccctatgttttccgcttcggatatatgtcaaaaattcttcctaaaagccctgaagtagtgtcattaaaaggctcaaaattagcagtatatgacgccaataaggctcatatatgatatcggaagaaggtctgtataagacttatgttagaggcaaaatataagcatatagcattcgcttcaggttcctaaatgagttcataacgagtgcaaacgatgcaaagtttggactcctttcagactaattgttgactccgagtgtttgctgggttgtttgtttaaaataaaaacgaaatttttttaaattcaaatggcgtataaatttaattgctgaattgtaattccaagcagcctcgattcaaacgatttttaaatacgcaaaaaaagatacaaaaaaggaatattccgggtattttcccggtatttacccataaaaatggtaaacaCCCgatagaatcccaactctaatgatagttcatcaaatatactatcaatgaggatttatatggaaaagaacataggtactcacgacttccgtgacatatataaattctacaaattctgcacgtgctcgagggttttttgtcagcatataataaaaaaattttggccaagtatgtaataagttggatatgaaaaataactattcctgggattacttgttttattgcaaatgttttggtatgagtgagtcacaaccacggttgccacagcatgttttttttttttgaccaaaaatggcaatattcaaaagctgaccggtatggtcagtcatgtcgaggagatatttttcttttggccacctagtgaaaaatccttaaaaaatgccctgcctatagaactatggcccactccctcataaaatactctttaatgcctttcatttgatacacatgtcatacaaacacattccagggtttccctcggttcattttcctacatggttattttcccgtatgttgtcaccatagctctcaactgagtatgtaatgttcggttacacccgaacttaaccttccttacttgttttttgctgattttttgcatagataatattaaaaagctaaactgtttttgtcttatttcattaaaatacattaaaaagaatttattaatacaaatttaaacaTCTTTTTTAAACAGGAGACATCCTTCGTACCCTTTTAAATATTACCGTAGTCGATTCGACGAAGTATGATGTTTACGTATTAAAAATAAGTATGATATTCTAGAGTTAAAAAGACATTATAAGATGTAATCCTTGTAGGGCAaggctttctctatatttatcTTGTTTTATTTCATGTTAGTTCACTTACAACCCCTCCACTCCAGCTCTTATAAACAATATTATTTGTGAAATATATTTGTTTTAGTATTGTTGTGGGAAGGGATTTATAACCGATGAACACAGCAACTATCGATACTTTTCAGGACTAATCAAAATGGAAGATTataaagcattcaaaacatctccAATCCCTTGTCCTCCATCACGCGTTAACGGTCTCTTTACTATTAAGTGTCCCTCGACCATTTCGCTCTTACATTGGACTTTTATTAATCTAGCTGTTTTGCTAGAGTATGCGATGTCTTTACAAAAGTATTCCCTCTGTCAATCATGTCAATCGTTCCATGACAGATTCTCAAAAGTTCCTCTAATCCTCTCAGCATTTCTCGCGCGGCACAACAAGAGTGagcttaaaaatattattcatttGCTTCCGAAAAATCTCTAGGTCTTTGGTTCACCATGCTTGCTTTGCTTTGCCCTTGGAATTTCTTAGAGGGCTAGTTTTAAagtataacttacttacttaattggcgcttaaccgtttaaacggttttggccgttcaacaaggcgcgccagtcgctccttctctctgccaaccggcgccaattggtcacaccaagggagtttaaattgttttccacctggtccttccaacggaaagggggccgccctctacctctgctttcatagttttaatgtatgtatgtatttattataatattcacttaatagctccgacacataagcagtttttcatatagatgagtttaacacatgcttatgcactatgagtagattgcacgtatttttatgaagaatggtagaatgagcgacactggcgccacaTGATATTGCAAAGTAGCCagctccccaattttgttccaagcaaatcataagaagaagaatttgacatttgctttggctaagggtgttggcacactttgcaagtgaaattatttttccctctggttggtaaattttctaacatttttcacaattaaaaactgcaatataacaatcgaatacgacacaaaatattttaGCAAGTATTTTGGTTGTATAggaagaatgtttataacagtgctacGCGAAATTTGGATGTGtgtgggcaaggcgtaataaacttcaattgccaagtctgaagttccttcttatttacaaacacaacatcttggttgattgtggcgatgttattggaatgcataagcttgtgttaaacgcatctatatgaaaaatgtcattgtgttaCGGTCTTAACTCTTTTAAAGTGGTAATCTCCCTGGGTTGCTCAAGTTTTCTTGATTTGAGCAACATCTTGTCCATTTGTAAATTCGTTTGAATCGAACATGAACTGGACTTTATAATTTGCATAACCTCTTCCCTTCCTGATGTGGAGCACATACGAAACACTTTACGCACTTATTCACCCTGATTTCATATCTTCGGGTCTTAAGCCGTATACGCGCTTGCAATTTTCTTCTCATCAGATAATTTAAGTTTAGGTGGATTTGCCCACATATTCACATACCAATGAATGCATTTTAATGGAGATTATATATCATGGTGCGTCACTTCATGCGATTGGTTTGATAGTTCGATCTCTCTTGTTTTTCTCTTTATGTCAATTCGTATTACCAACATACCgacatacatacgtacgtactTCTATCCTCTGCTCTATTCATCATTGCTCAAGAATTTCTTTGTCTGATTTACTGTCCTCATTTACGATTCGAAAATGCATGTTTATAGCTTCTTTTGCTACCAACAACCAACTTTTTTAATGTCATTCCTGCATTCGAATGACTCATCTAGCTTACAGCGCTCATCTTACCACAATCATTTGGTAATCATCTACAACTACTTAACGCTTTCTTCTCCTACTCCACTTACAATTTAAAGAATGTAACAAACATGTATAAATTCCTTACATTCAACCGCCTCGCACTTTTTTGACGGAAATTCATTGTAATTGTCCAATGACGAATAGTAAGTGTTTCATTGTTTTTTAATCATCCTTCGAGTGAACTCACTGACGCAAAGCTGCTAGACCGCTTATTATTTGGCTTTGAGGTGCccttaaaattttcatatttatgtttttctttaCATTGCTTTCATTTTCTCTTGTTTTTCTGCTACTTTTTCTGGGAAACGTAAGTATGTAAATTACCTTAACTATTTCTTGGGTTTTTAATTACGTATGTTAATGATCATTATAATCATATTCGTTGAATTCGAGCTAATAATATGCTCTTAATGTTATGTATATAGTTTTTTTGTCTGTTGGGGGATAACGTCTGATAAATCTTAagtagattaggttaggttgatctGCCCcgtctatgaggacctcacatagactgaatgaggccgaggtgctaccagaagtttttttaacgaccaaaataaaattatcaaaaccCAGTGCCTGTGTTAACTGTatgacctatgctacttgctgcttctagatctgacagctgcattactcctaatagctggagttttagtctggcaagcgcagggcacgagcacaaaacgtgctcgatcatttcctcctctaacccgcacttcctacatctgccggTGTAGGAGGTAATAAAAGAGTAGGAAGAAAGAGTGGGGGATGATCGAGGAGAAggacaaatttaaaatttatacaaatttaaaatacgTGAAAGGTGAATAAAAGTCTGCCGGGACCGCTCGTTAATATTACACATAAATATGAAAGTTTTGGATGTGGGGAAGTGTGGATGTAAGGATGTTTGTCTATGTGACTCAATTACGCCACGAAACAGTTTTCGATGAAATTTGACTGGCAGAAGAATCTATGGGCTatattgttttgaaaaaagggGTTTCACGGAATTGAAGACACTAATGgctatatttttttcgaaaatgggtgCATAAGGCCTATGACCTCCTGGACGTTATAATTATTTTGAATCGTTAAAATTTTAAGTATATTTTGCTTGATCAATGAAAGTGGGCAGTGAGTCAATGTGACTTACGCCAAGTATatgtgatatacatatgtaccatatCGATCCAGACATTTTGGGAAAGTGTACAGTTCCACTAGCCTGCCAGTGGAAAGGAGCATTTGGtacacttcgggactatttcaggataatttaGAATTCGTTTTCGGTTTCATATCGGAAACATTTCCAAAACTTTTCGGGATTATCTCTGGATTAGAACAGGAATTAGCTTGGGGACTATTTTCCTATCGATTATTAGGCCTTGTCGGGATTTTTTACAGGTTATTGGATTGTCTTCAAGATAGGTTTGAAGATAATTTCGCGCCCATTTCAGGACAATTTTGGGATTGCTTACGGGATATTTCAGGACCAATCTTGAACTTTCTGCGAACTATTTCGGGCCAATATCTAAATCATTTAAATATTAGTTTTGGGATAGTCTTTGCCTCTTTCGAGTTCATTTCAGGACCATCTATGAATCATTTTGAGGCTATCTACGGATTTTTTGGCGATTGTTTGCGTTATCATTTGCGAATATTTATAgatcatttcgagactgttttgtaatttttaattggTCTATTTTGGGATTCGGAACTTTATAGGGATCATTTTATATATTGCTTACAATCTCAGATTCAAAGGACTGGATGACATTTTGAATCACAAACTACGttgaaatatatttaaaaaccTATAACAAGAGTTTCCAAACCATGAGTTCTGTGGTCTTATTTCACATTTCACTATATCTTAAGTtcttaaaaatgtattaaattttttataagcatCAATTTCTTCATTTCACTGCAGTGTGCAAAGAATGGCTGGTACGTGAAGATGGCGCGCTCGCCTATAAATTGCAGTCTCAAGAAAGTAAGTTGCAAAAGTACATAAAAACTAacacatgtatgtatgcacaaccgtacaaaaattaaaaacaatcctTTATAGTTCAAATGCATGTCCATCTTATCCTTTAACATTAATTTTCCTCCTTAGTAAATGACTTTTACAAAGGCAATCGGCAGCGCAATGCTGTGGTACGTGAGGATTTTCCCACCGCATTGAATGAACAAATCAAAGAGAAAGAAGAGGCGGAGAAGCAAGTGGAGATATATCGGCGTCGAATGTTGGAACAGTAAGCGCAATATGGATTAATAGTTTTGTGTGTAGGGAGCTCATATTAAATTTTGATATGGTTATAGGGAAGCGTATGATAAACGTGTAGCAAAAGAGATTGCGGATAAATTGGAACGTGACCTGCAGGAACAAAGAGAAAGGGAACTGCTAGAAAGTGAAGAAGTAGCACAACAAATGCAGGTGAGCTGTGATGCATGTATATACCAACAAtattcctttaatttttttttcttacttcTTTCAGGAGCTCTATGTGAATTTGCCACCACCATCACGCGCAAGGGGTGCACATCAGCCACCTCCACGTCCAGCTAAAGCAAGTATCTTGCAACAGAATACAAATGAACCCTCAAAATCGAACGGTAGATATTTTGGTAGTAGTAGTAGTGGTAGCAACATCAATAGTCAACACccaaatcatcatcatcatcatcatcatcaccatcatcatcatcaaaaCCAACAACAGCAACTGTCACAATCGCCACCCACACCAGTACAGCAATTGCCATCCAATATGCATCAATACGAgtttcagcaacaacaacaactatcgcCTACACCATTTCTGttacaacaaaaacatttttcaCAAACTGATTTTTATGTTGGCCTAACTGTACAAAAGACACCTTCACCTACAACTGCATCTACTTCAACAATTTCTGCAAACACTTCATCAACTCCTCCAACATCGTCCTCACGTCAACAATCGAGATCACACTCAAATACATTAGGTAATAGTGGCAACTCTGCTCATGGTGGGCACTTGATGGTGAGTTTAAATCAATCGATCactaaccaatttttttttacttttaaaacacattttgaaatttctttagCATCCGAGAACCATCCCTTAGCTTCATCGTTAAAAACTTGTTTTGAATGCCTGCCTATCTTTCAAATGTTGCGTGTCTCAAATAACGGTAGAGCTCCAGCTGTAGCGTCTGCgaatataatataattcaattaaaaatgtAAACCATTGTCAAAGATAGATCCCGCGGACAGATCTAGTCATTTTCGATGGCAGGCCAAGTCCAATATTTGATGCCTGAGGAGAGTCAATACCAATGGAGTTCAAAAAACTAAATAGCAGGGACTGTTATTGGTGCGTCTGGATGAAAAATATCTATATAAGACGTCCACTCTCTCGCGTGTGTCTCGTCGTTTCCGCGATTTTTCGAAACATTTGTGGTTCCTTGCCGTTGGCGACCTGAGGCGGCCTGTGATACGTGCCGCACCGAAATAATATTACATACTTTTAGGCCCGAGTATCCGTGTTTCGCAGGTATCAGGATGACGACAGTACAGGCGGTCAAGCCTTTCACCACCTACCGTTCCTGACCAGCTGAGTCGCGCACTCCTTCCAAACATATACGAAACGCTCATATTCCTACTAATTCCCGATCATCGGTTCGAACTGGGTTGGCTTCATACCCGCTGGTAGAATACCAGAAAATTCCCTTAGTTTCCCATCTTGCAGCGCAAAATGTGATGAATACCGACATAAACGGCGGACTCAATGACAAAAGCACGCGAAACGTCCTCTTTCGGCACGATAAGCctgtcaaaagcctttgatacggtacTCGAACTCTTGTCCACACCACCGATTCTAACGTTTGACAGCAGGATCTCCATTACGATCCACACGACTAGAGTAAAAGGCTGTAATACGATCCTCAAACTACTTTAAGTAGCACTTCGGATTGTAGGTCTGCCATTCGTAAATTATGCTCATTACATTTGAAAATGACACCGTCGTACAAATACTAATATAGACTTAATACCTAAAATAGTTGTAAAAGCACCAATAACAATATCAAACATatacctaaaagtatgcaacatttaacTACTTCTGCATATCTACAAATACCATATCTTAACACACTCCCAGAAACAAAGCTTACTGAGTTTTCTACAGAGAAGGTCTTCCGCTGATGAGAACATTATCAGGTGTTAATATGTTTTCCATTTTTTAAGAGTGCTctagcggagttttttcttatatcCTGAGCTGAATTTAAATCGCTCCcataaaaatataccaaaaatttTGCAGTTATTAAACAAACTAatacatttatataatttttacatCAGCATCAACATTCACTATCATCCGTTTCATCTGGGTCGTCAGCATCGACGTcttcagcagcagcagcagcaactttAGCAACGGCATCACCATCAGCATCATCGGTACTGCCAAACCCATACTCACACCAACACATGCACCAGCACAATCACATTCAAAATCCAATAGCACTGCAACCAAATAATATTGCACATGCATCTAACACTAATCAAGAACAATCACCAACACAAACACCAAATGAACTTGGTGGTGGTGTAAACCATCATTCACTACACCAACGTCAGCACTCAATTGAGGAACTGATTGAGTACTCAGATGTGGTTGATAGCATACGCCAACTAAATAAGAGTGCTGGTGGTGGAGGTGGTGGTAGTGGTGGCAGCCTTACACCTGAATCACCATCACAACACAGCTCCTTCGTCAGTAATAATCAATCCAAACTACCAAATGTTGCCTTAAGCAATCGTCTACATTCGGTGTCAAATGAAAATTTGCTTAGAAATGACCTAAAATTTCAGAAACTTTCACCGGATAAATATGACGAGCTGGTGGGTAATGATGGCAGTGGACGTGGCCACACCACTGAGCAGCATATGCAAGAACATGCTGATGATATTGAGCTCTATGTGGACCCATGTGATTATGCGAGTTTGAAAGAGATTGGACTGCCAATGGAGGAGATTAAAGAGATGAGCAAAAAAATTAAGCAGGAGCAGAAAGATGAGGTGAGTTTTGAAAATTCTCTTCTAAGTCAagtttttcaacaattttttaggTGAAAAAAAAACTCGAAAAGTATTTTGAGATTTTTCACAATTCATAGGtattcataaaaattattttcagttgttGGCGCGTCGATTGCAACAAATGGAGGCGCATGATGGGCTGACACAGGAAGAACGAGATCGACTATTAGCGATTGAAGCGCAAGACAAAGAATTAGCAAAAATGTTGCAAGAGCGGGTAAGagtgtataatttttatttttttttttcaaactaaatACTAATTTTATCTTTGGCAAACAAATTTCCGCAGGAGCGCGCCAAAGTAAAACGTGCTAAAGAAAAAGCTCGTCTACGCAAGCACCAACAAAAGGATGTTGGTAACACCACACTTTGCTCTTCCAATGGCAGCTCATCAAATGGGCTGTATTGCGGTCCGCTTCTACCGCTACCACAAGATTGCCTTTCCTTTGGCAAGCATTCTTCATCAACGCATACAACACCCTCTCCAACAACCGTTACCAACTCCAACATACAAGCCAACTTGCAGGAGGAAGTGGACATCATCGATGTAGAAGCGTATTCGAATCCAATTGATGTGCTACATAATCATCAGCATCGACAGCAACAAAATGGAACACTAACCAATGGCAGTTTGACACGTGAAGGTGGACGACGCATACATcataatcaacaacaacaaaatggcaGCAACCATAGCAGCAATAATGGCATTCTAAATCGTGGTGATGATGATATTTATACATTGCCAGTGGATAGTTGTCGTCCAGGTCAGCGCCCGGCGTCATTAAATATAAGTCCAACAGCAGAAACGCATTTGTTACAACATAATTCAATGACCAGGTGAGTGTGCGCAACACTTTTGATTTTGATCCTTGccaatttccatttttttatttacagatCTGAAAACTATTCAATTGATTCGCATGATTCATTAAGTCGTCAACAGGATTTGGCTACACGCATGAACTACTCTCAATCGAGTAcctttggtatatatgtataaaaaatcgAAGAACTAATAACGCGTTCAAtttgttttgctaatttttgtatttttttcttttagataAAAGCTCCA
The DNA window shown above is from Eurosta solidaginis isolate ZX-2024a chromosome 2, ASM4086904v1, whole genome shotgun sequence and carries:
- the LOC137241261 gene encoding AF4/FMR2 family member lilli isoform X5 — encoded protein: MCKEWLVREDGALAYKLQSQEINDFYKGNRQRNAVVREDFPTALNEQIKEKEEAEKQVEIYRRRMLEQEAYDKRVAKEIADKLERDLQEQRERELLESEEVAQQMQELYVNLPPPSRARGAHQPPPRPAKASILQQNTNEPSKSNGRYFGSSSSGSNINSQHPNHHHHHHHHHHHHQNQQQQLSQSPPTPVQQLPSNMHQYEFQQQQQLSPTPFLLQQKHFSQTDFYVGLTVQKTPSPTTASTSTISANTSSTPPTSSSRQQSRSHSNTLGNSGNSAHGGHLMHQHSLSSVSSGSSASTSSAAAAATLATASPSASSVLPNPYSHQHMHQHNHIQNPIALQPNNIAHASNTNQEQSPTQTPNELGGGVNHHSLHQRQHSIEELIEYSDVVDSIRQLNKSAGGGGGGSGGSLTPESPSQHSSFVSNNQSKLPNVALSNRLHSVSNENLLRNDLKFQKLSPDKYDELVGNDGSGRGHTTEQHMQEHADDIELYVDPCDYASLKEIGLPMEEIKEMSKKIKQEQKDELLARRLQQMEAHDGLTQEERDRLLAIEAQDKELAKMLQERERAKVKRAKEKARLRKHQQKDVGNTTLCSSNGSSSNGLYCGPLLPLPQDCLSFGKHSSSTHTTPSPTTVTNSNIQANLQEEVDIIDVEAYSNPIDVLHNHQHRQQQNGTLTNGSLTREGGRRIHHNQQQQNGSNHSSNNGILNRGDDDIYTLPVDSCRPGQRPASLNISPTAETHLLQHNSMTRSENYSIDSHDSLSRQQDLATRMNYSQSSTFGIYIKAPAPLRLICRFKVRADQIRATIVKRNPRTNARISETSNN
- the LOC137241261 gene encoding AF4/FMR2 family member lilli isoform X1 — encoded protein: MCCGALVLCKEWLVREDGALAYKLQSQEINDFYKGNRQRNAVVREDFPTALNEQIKEKEEAEKQVEIYRRRMLEQEAYDKRVAKEIADKLERDLQEQRERELLESEEVAQQMQELYVNLPPPSRARGAHQPPPRPAKASILQQNTNEPSKSNGRYFGSSSSGSNINSQHPNHHHHHHHHHHHHQNQQQQLSQSPPTPVQQLPSNMHQYEFQQQQQLSPTPFLLQQKHFSQTDFYVGLTVQKTPSPTTASTSTISANTSSTPPTSSSRQQSRSHSNTLGNSGNSAHGGHLMHQHSLSSVSSGSSASTSSAAAAATLATASPSASSVLPNPYSHQHMHQHNHIQNPIALQPNNIAHASNTNQEQSPTQTPNELGGGVNHHSLHQRQHSIEELIEYSDVVDSIRQLNKSAGGGGGGSGGSLTPESPSQHSSFVSNNQSKLPNVALSNRLHSVSNENLLRNDLKFQKLSPDKYDELVGNDGSGRGHTTEQHMQEHADDIELYVDPCDYASLKEIGLPMEEIKEMSKKIKQEQKDELLARRLQQMEAHDGLTQEERDRLLAIEAQDKELAKMLQERERAKVKRAKEKARLRKHQQKDVGNTTLCSSNGSSSNGLYCGPLLPLPQDCLSFGKHSSSTHTTPSPTTVTNSNIQANLQEEVDIIDVEAYSNPIDVLHNHQHRQQQNGTLTNGSLTREGGRRIHHNQQQQNGSNHSSNNGILNRGDDDIYTLPVDSCRPGQRPASLNISPTAETHLLQHNSMTRSENYSIDSHDSLSRQQDLATRMNYSQSSTFGIYIKAPAPLRLICRFKVRADQIRATIVKRNPRTNARISETSNN
- the LOC137241261 gene encoding AF4/FMR2 family member lilli isoform X3 — encoded protein: MCCGALVLCKEWLVREDGALAYKLQSQEINDFYKGNRQRNAVVREDFPTALNEQIKEKEEAEKQVEIYRRRMLEQEAYDKRVAKEIADKLERDLQEQRERELLESEEVAQQMQELYVNLPPPSRARGAHQPPPRPAKASILQQNTNEPSKSNGRYFGSSSSGSNINSQHPNHHHHHHHHHHHHQNQQQQLSQSPPTPVQQLPSNMHQYEFQQQQQLSPTPFLLQQKHFSQTDFYVGLTVQKTPSPTTASTSTISANTSSTPPTSSSRQQSRSHSNTLGNSGNSAHGGHLMHQHSLSSVSSGSSASTSSAAAAATLATASPSASSVLPNPYSHQHMHQHNHIQNPIALQPNNIAHASNTNQEQSPTQTPNELGGGVNHHSLHQRQHSIEELIEYSDVVDSIRQLNKSAGGGGGGSGGSLTPESPSQHSSFVSNNQSKLPNVALSNRLHSVSNENLLRNDLKFQKLSPDKYDELVGNDGSGRGHTTEQHMQEHADDIELYVDPCDYASLKEIGLPMEEIKEMSKKIKQEQKDELLARRLQQMEAHDGLTQEERDRLLAIEAQDKELAKMLQERERAKVKRAKEKARLRKHQQKDVGNTTLCSSNGSSSNGLYCGPLLPLPQDCLSFGKHSSSTHTTPSPTTVTNSNIQANLQEEVDIIDVEAYSNPIDVLHNHQHRQQQNGTLTNGSLTREGGRRIHHNQQQQNGSNHSSNNGILNRGDDDIYTLPVDSCRPGQRPASLNISPTAETHLLQHNSMTRSENYSIDSHDSLSRQQDLATRMNYSQSSTFDKSSSPTPPYMPIQGTRRSNSSDDRKKKSKDKCTHQ